The DNA region GGGATGAAACGCAGGTGAAATCTCCCAACAGAAACACCAACTTGGTCGATAAATCATACCAGGCTGAGGTATAAGAAAACATGCATCGTCATAGAGAAGAGCAGAGCCTTCGGTTCATTACCACTCTGGAGAAAGCAGTCTTTGCCTTGAATAAAAACTCTACCCAGCACAAGTTAGGTAGATTTTGAACTTCAAGCTTAATTTTCAAGAAATATATGGTTGTATTGGGACGAATGTTGACCAGGGTATTAATGGATGGGACAATGGCTCGTATTGCAAGTCAGCAAAGGTATAGTTAGACGTCAACTTACACTTTCCTTGCTGTCTTCAATAAGGAATAGGCCTATCCACAATCTCGGAAAGTCATTTAGTGGCCATCAAGATCCCTACACGCTCGGAGGAACATAAATATGGCGAATGAATGTAGAGTCTATTCAAAGTTGAAAAGAACCGCCATCAAACGAATGTCCTTCTAGGGACTAACCTGCTCGCAGCTTGACCCCTCCATTACAAAGATTATATCCTCCTATCGTACAAGAAAATCTCGTCCAAAACGCTGGGGGAATGaactggtggtgatggtattAGGTGCAGTGTATTAAGTGATATTAGTGCTGGTTGTGCGGTGAGTGAAGAATGTGTTGTGAAAAAAAGGGTATCAATGCTGAAGCCGCATCGCTAAAGTGACAAaatgctcctcctcctcctcctccttctgtCACTACCTAGCAGCCATACTTCATCCAGAAACCCGCTCCCTGGacagccacctcctcaaagcTGACCTGCTTCCCCTCCGactcctccgcaacctccaGTCTGAAGCACATCTGCTCTCTGCAAGCCCAGCTGCTGATGCTAGCCTTGCTCCCCTGGTAGAACTGAGTCGTGCCGACCAAAGCATTCGCATCTGGGCCGTCAAGGGCGTAAACATTGACCTGTGCTGATCCGTAGACAGCAGCTTGGGAAGACGACAGATCGAGGACCAGCTCGCAGGGTCCGGTGCCGGCGGAGACGACTGAGGAGGGAATGGAAAAGCCGATCTCAATACCGGAGGCgtcggcggaggagatgaagacttggtagggagggggggcggtgggggagttgCGGAGGTTGGGGTAGATGGTCCCGCATTGTTGGCGTtccttgaggatggggttcATTTgattggatggggaggtcaaGGCGGGCGCTGCGGTGGCGGTAAGGGCCAGGGCGGAGACAGTGGCGAGGAGGGTAGAGGTGCGCATTTTggcttgttgtttttgttggttcttgtcttgttggtgctggggaATGGGCTATGAAAGCTGCTTATAAAACGAGTGTGGGAATAGGGGAAGGGGTATTAGTGTGTATTAAGTGAAGGATGCTgagaagaagttgaagagaGACGTTTGATGCAGTGTATATAACATGAACGATCCGTATACCAGTCTCTCGGGATCGCGCTTGCGGAAGCGCGGCACAAGCGATGACGACGATATTGTCAAAGAGTCATGGCTGGGAGTAGGGACGAGACGAACAATGACATACCTCCCCGGCCTCCGACGCAGCCAGCTTCTAGATCAGACAGAGTTAAACCGAATTTTGATCAGCTGGGGTGAAAGAGAAGATTTGAAGAAGCAGGTCCAAAACCTCAATGCAGCTAACATCTAGTAGCGTTTGCATTGATGCAAGCCATCTGAGAACGCTTTTCCGACTGGAAGGCCGAGTTTCTGCAGAgaccaacccccaacctgGGAAGAAACAGCAAATTATCTGAAACTGCTCAAGACTACAGTAGTTCAAGACGTTGAACTTCCAAAAAGCGGGTAAAGGTGCCGTTCTTGACTTGGAGGGTTAGTGCTCTCCAAGCGTGGAGCTTCTGGCTAGCTTCTGTAAAAACAGAAACCGTTGTCGATTTAGCTTCGATCTTCTCCTAGTTCCACGAACATAGATAAGCTAGCTAAACTCTGTTCCAGGATCAGGGTGCAACGGTGAAGAGACAACATTTTTTCTTCAGTGTTGTTCCGGGGATTGTTCGACAAGCCCATGCGTGAGTCTCTGGGAATGCTAACGTTTCCTAGTGACTCCGTACAATGCATCTTGCCACCCATACCGGAACGTGCCCTCAACCCCGATGCCATCCTCTGGGCTGCTATCGTTTTTGTCGTTGTCAAGAAGCGGAGAGGGTCGTGAACTGGTGATCACGGCCGAGTCTGGTATCCAATTCGTGACTTCAGGCTCTTCGGAGGGTGCCCAACTCATCATGCAACTTTGAACAACATCGGCAGTAACTCCGGCATCTCGAGGGGCGAGGCTCTTTATCTGCGTTTTGGCCATGGCTAGAGGAATTATCCACGCTCTTGGGAATgagatgctgctgttggcgcGCTTGCCGTTTGTTCATCGGCCATCAAGGACCCGAAAGAAGTAGAGGCCAGAGTGGAGTATTGACTGTAGTGACAGAACTTGCCGTAGTCAAAACCCGAAAACTGGTAAAATGGGCTTCATCTCTGGCTGAACAAGACTTCCAAAGGCTTGTGACGTATGCATTGAAACTAGACGTGGCAGACAGGTTTGTGGGGAAGGTCCGACAACTCCGAGGCCGCATTGGTAATTTGTACGTACAGGGAGTAGACGCGGGGGATAGAAACAAGCTCAGCGTggcaaagggggagggaaaggtgagagagagacccTCTATGCGGGGGTAGATGCCGATATCAGATGCCGAATCTTGGATGGTGATATCGCTTCCCCAACTTTGGCAGTTGGGATGTCTTAGAGAGCCTCTTATATGCGGGTGCCATCTTGGACCAGGTTGACGGCTCAAGTGCGTGCGGAGGGTCTTGGTGTCACGTTGATGATTTACCCGCTTGATCGCCGGCTCTGGACACCCCAATTGGGCAATCTCGCTTGTGTGTTCCGCCGTGTCTGCGGCTTGGACGTTGTTTTAACCTGCCGATTTCGATCCCAGTGCCTAGCGTAGTGTAACCGTGACATTTTGGGGGTAGAAGCGAGACAAGAAAGTCATATCGAAGGTCGTGGGCTGGGCGGCATGATTGACGACAGGTCGGCGACGATGAAAAATGATGGGTATATATATCTTGAAGTGTTGCGCCCTGGTTTGATGTTTGTGACAGCAGCCATCACTCAAACACCCGCCAgagtcctcctcttcccacttGCCCATCATGATGTTCAAGTCCCTTCTTGGTTTTGCCGCCATGGCGCAGAGCGCCTTTGGTGCTTCTCTGCAACAGGTCCAAAACTTTGGCAACAATCCCACCAGAATCCAGATGTACATCTACGTCCCGGATCGCGTGGCCACCAACCCTGCCATCATTGTGGCAGTAAGTACTTGGAACACGCCTCCTGTTTCGCTGCTTGTTTGCTGACGATGGGTGTTGTTCCACAGCTTCATCCTTGCGGAGGTACTGGCCAGCAGTGGTTCAGCGGTACCAGACTGCCCTCGTTCGCCGATCAGAACggcttcatcctcatctACCCTAGCACCCCGAACCAGAGCAACTGCTGGGATGTCCACAACCCTGCCAGTCTTACCCACAATGGAGGCGGCGATGCGGGTGGTATCATCTCCATGGTCAACTATACTCTTGACCGGTACAACGGCAACCGGGAAAAGGTCTATGTCATGGGCTTCTCCAGCGGTGGCATGATGACCAACGTGATGGCTGGTTCCTACCCCGAGGTGTTCGAGGCTGGTGCTGCCTACTCTGGCACCGCCCACGCCTGCTTCGCTGGTACGTGCAACTGTTTTATCTCTGCTTTTTGCCTGTTGTGGCTCGGATGTTGTTTGCTGTCCTCAAAGGCCGTGCTGACAAGTCGACTCTTTTCTCTACAGGTGCCGGTGGAGCTACCCCCTTCAGCCCCAACCAGACCTGTGCCCAGGGTCTCCAAAAGACTCCCGAGCAGTGGGGCGCCTTTGTCCGCAACTCGTACCCAGGATACAACGGCCGTCGTCCCCGTATGATGATTACCCACGGAAACGCCGATACTCTTGTTCGCCCGCAATGCGCCACTGAGGCGTTGAAGCAGTGGTCAAACGTCCTTGGCGTGTCGCTCACCCGCCAGGTCCAAGGTGTTCCCTCATCGCAATTCACTCAGCACATCTATGGCGACGGTACCAAGCTCCAAGGCTTCTTTGGCAATGGTGTTGGACATGCTCCCTCTGTCGACGAGCAGACCCTGTTGAGATTCTTCGGCTTGATCGCCTAGTGTGTTGACATAATCTCCGACTCGAGGCAGGAGTGCGGGGCGGGTAAGATCTGGTGGTGGCAACGGAGCCTCCAGCGGCACAGTGCGTTGAGGCGGCCGCCCGGTTTCTTACCCGCTAGGGAGTGGGGGTCACGGATAGccaggggggtttgggtgaaTGGCTGCCGGTGATGTTCTGAGTGTTCATAAACGATTGGGTTGCTCAGTATATATAAAAAGGCTTTCTTGAATCTTGAGTTTCGGGTGAGTGCGTTCGTTTGGAGTCGTGCGGATGAATGTGGTACAGCTTCATGTTGACTCCTCATGAATGTATTATGAAGCGGTAAAGTGCCTAGATGTCAATTCCTTTTATTGGGGGCCACCGAAACACGGGTCTAGCCGCCCCAAATAAGCCCAATGTAACAACAAGTGAGGGGGGCATCTGTAGGTACCGGTTGAGGAAGTTGTGGTTCAGGTTCGACTTCCCTTTAGTGAATGAATGGATGGTGATGTTACCTTCAGAAACAAGGTTCCGAAGGCGTCAAACGATGCCGCAGTGATGCATACGGGGTTATTGAGTGTAGATAGGCTTGCGCCAGGGTGCTGTCCGAGATGAGTTGAAGCAGGACGTTTGCAAAGTGAGTGACAATAAGAAAGCCgaagctgaagctgaggCTTTGATTCTTTCCAGCTTTGATCAGCTGCCCGGCAGTCATCGAGAGCTTATCTCGTTTCGTTGGTGCCTAATTCTTCTTATGTAAGTCACCAGGCTCCAGTGCTGGTCTGGCACATCTCGGGGAAGGAACCATGGAGGTCACCACCCGTGACTTCCGTCCAGTTTGTGGGGTTAGAGTCTGAGTTCACCGGCAGTTTCCCAATCTTCAATCGGGTTCCATCATCCACATGATCGACCGATCGGGCGATACAACCAGGAAGTGGAATATCACAGACCTCTCGGCGCAAGAAATCATTCCCATCATTATTTTTCTACCCCGTCTCCCGCTGCCCCGTCGCTCTAGTCGCATAACTTCGTCCGTCCGTTTCTTGGCTGGCCATCACTACAGCACAGACCTGCTGCGCAACATATGCTCCTCTAAACGTTTGCGGATGCCAAGCGCCGACTCAGCATGAATCGAAAAATTGATGACAGCCAGTGGTAGAAACGACACAAACTTGAAGACGACTTCGTGGCAGTTTTGAAGGTCAATGGAAAACTATTTGAGTGGTGCGGACACGCCGGTTAGTTAAGCGCTGTTTCCGCTGAGCATCTGTCTGCCAATTCGGTCATTCCGTCGCTTGGGCGCCCTGATAGCTAACGATAGGTTCCAGCCGCAGAAAAGAGGTGCAAACAAGGCCGGCCATATACTTGGCGGCATAATGAAAACCTCTGGAAACAAGCTGTGGGCCGCAACAGACCCCTTGTCAAGCAATATGGCGGCGCATGCATGGAAGCCTTCTAGAAGGAGTTTCCTCCTGCAGCCGAGATCTGCTCTCGTCATCCCCggcatccccccccccccccgtgTCATTCCCATTTGCAACCTCTCGCAAACTATGTACAGCCAGGCCAGCATGTATCGGCGGCTCCAGCACGTATTCGGCCTGGTATACGCCCGCTACGGTATCATCCGACATCATGGTTCGCCATAGGTAGCGACAGACCAAAATATCACCACTCGGTGCAACCCCAATAACACAACAcgtggtgagggtgttgtgAGAGAGCGCTGAAATGCATGTTTAATGTTTCCCAAGGTTTCACACACTCATATTCCCTTACCGCCTGTCAGAGAGGCATGAAGGCCAGCGGCTTGATGCGATCTGGTGGTTGCCAACCCCTGTCCAATCCATTGGCTTCGCAAAGGAGCCCCAAGGCGGCACAGACGTCGCCGCGTTGGTCCGCGCCGTCACTATACAGGGGACGTACTTCTGGAACATGCATGGAAGCTGCGTGGAAGCTACACAGAAGCCTTCGACGTTGCATCCGACTTTTTATACTTAGCGGGATACCCGTGCCTCGCACCGATCTCATCCCACAGGAACAGGTACCTCTGCATCAGGCCCCTTTGGGCCCATCTGGCTCCCCCTGGCTGAACCACATctgtcttcctcccccccagctgccccatcaccacccttttACGGACCATGTTCAACTCCGTCTGCGACCAACTCCCCACATTGACCCCACGAACAGACCAGGGGACTCTACTGCTCCTTTCACTGCCCTTGATCAAATAAACACTCGGAATTGTCCGCATTAAACAATGGCCCAGGCCGGAATATCACCTTTATCTATCTCGATATCGACGATTATGCCTGCAGACATGATGGCTCATCTTGGATCAGGCCAAGGACAGCCCGGCCTCGTCATGTATGGTCTCTATGGACTAGATACGTTCGAGCACGTCGAGATCGATGAATATCAGGTTCCGTTCCCCATCAACCGCCGTCGACCATGCTCAAGCAGCTTTCCCAAGCCTTGCGTGTTCGACAGTAtggcctcctcaccatcaccaggcTCTGTTACAACTGCGCCGTCCAGAGAAGGCTCTCGGATCGGACGACCACCGCAATGGACAGTTTCACGATCACGAAAGTTGGCTAGGCTATACCTCTATACGACACTTTCCATCGAGAGGATTATCCGGGTGCTTGAAGATGACGTCTTCAAACCGAGGTGCGGGGATCGGGAGTTTGCAGGGCTCTACACGGCGCTGACAGTTTTTGTAGGAAGAATTCAGCTCAAAAGACGATTCACAAAATGCTGGACAACGACCCCCGGTATCTTCGACCCGAGTCACGGATTGAAATGAACCAACGCATCAGTAATCTTGCTGCCTCTGTCACTCGCCGAAGAAAGAAGACGGCAGTTCCAGCCTACGAATCAAGCCTTCATGGAGCAACCATAGACGCCTTGTATGGCGAGGTTAGTGGTGGTACCGTGGACCAAAAGCTGGGAATCCTGCTAACAATATTTTTCATTTGCAGAAGGAACACAATCTGGCAAGGACTGAAATTTCGTCAGTATCCGGCTCAAGCCGTAGGGTAGAGGAAGGCCCTTCCTTTGACTTTGCTGGTTCGCCCGACGCACTCCTTAGTCCCATTCGATGGTCGATACCCCTGAGCGCTCAGACGACAGACGTCACCGACTTTGCGGGCTCTAGTGACAAAGGTTCAGCCATGGTCCAAGACCTCAAGAGGAGGCTATCAGACTGTTCCACGGACTTCGCCCACCAAATCACATCGTTGATTAGAGACTTTACTATTGCTGGAAGTTCACAAGACGAATTATCTACTGGCCGCCGACCTTCTGCGGCTCTCAGTGACAGGTCTGGGCACGACGAACTTTCTGAGTTGGGGATCAGTAACGAGCCATTCGAAGCCTTCCCCGAGCCGGCCTTCGCAGTACCAGGAGACTTTTTGAGCGCGCACAGACGAAACTGTGCCGACTTTCCAGGGCAGCAACATGGAGTCGGTGACTGTTGGTGCTCCATCGCCGGTGATACCTCGCTGGACCAGAACTCTTGGTTGATGCCGACGGGTGAATTGAGTGTGCGTGCACGCCATGTTCTTAATCATCCTTCTCCAGGTAGTCTCAGCCTCCTTGACAGCTTCGGGAACACGCCTCTACACCTCTTCGCCACGCTAGAAGGGTACCAAGACACCCTCTTCAGAATGGTGCTCAACTGCGATGTCGAAACCCTGAAGATTGCGAACACTGCTGGCCAAACGTTTCTCCATACGCTCAACCTGGAGTGGTTCCTCAACCTTACAGACCCGTCGACACTACTGAAACAACTTCTTTCACACATCAGAGACTCAGTTCCAGACCTTGTTCACGAGACCGATGTGTATGGACGCACCTTCTTTCACCGCGCCCATTCCCTCGTCCGGGACCCAGAAGCCCttgccaacctcttctcTCCGTTCGACTCTCTTCGGGCAGCCCGCCGTGATGCCTTCGGCTTCAATCCTCTTGGCAGCGGCATCACGGGCGACCAAGGCCCATATATTCccccaagaagaggaaataACCTTTCACCTCAAGTTGAATACCTTTCCAGTTCCGCTGGTCCTTCACGCGGTCATTCTGCCTCTCCCAGCGACAACGACTCGTTCTTAGCCTATCATGCTCGTCTTGTCGAAGTCATCCAGTCATCCTACAACAACCCACAGGTGGAGGACGCTGAAGGCCGTAACGGATTACACTGTCTTGCAGAGGCTATTCTCAACCAGCAGTCCATGAACCGCCATGTCTCTTCTTCTGTCGGCGCCCCTTCCATCCACCAGCGACCCAGTCTCAAACGAAAACTAGACTCTTCCAAAGAATCAATCACTTCTTTTCCATCACCgtcgccttcctccaccgctTCTGCTTCGACCGTCTCGAACGAATCTACCCTCACGACTCGACTTCGCCATCTCACtggccttctccaccacTCGCACGTCGATGTCAACGCCTATGACAAGTCAGGCAACACACCTCTTATGGCTTTCATCACCCATATTCCAGACGACCAGGACGACAAATCAAAGACATTACTCGCCATTCTTGAAACTATCATTCGAGCAAAGGGGTGCAAGATCGAGGCTAGGAACAGAAGGGGCGAGACAGCCTTGTTGGTGGCGGCTAGGCTGGGCAGGAAGGTAGCACTAACAACACTGTTGGAACATGGAGCCAATGTTCACGCCCGAGatgtggatgggaggggggtgttggaggtggtggatgaagTTTGCAAgggggctgggaggggagatAGAGGGAAGGGTGCTGGCAAGGGGGACATAAGCCTGTATGCCAGGGCGGAGGCTTGCAGGGTTCTGTtgactgggaggagggattggggtgttgttggaagGCCTGGGGTaaggagggagtggagggtGTAACTACAGTATGGCTGTGTTATAAGGATGAGACGGGTAGAGGGTTTCAGAGGCCGGATGTAGAGTCGATCCAGACTCGATCCAAAAGGCTCCAGTGCAAGTTGGGACCTGTATCAAGATATCACCAAAGAGGAAAGTAGCTGTATATAGACCTCTAAACTTAGCCGCTTCAACATATTTAGACCTACGGCATGTACATAGGCAGTTTTAGGACATTGGCGATTCCTATGGCCTCTTTATTCTAATGAGGGAGGCCCCATGACCCCTGTTTCCGAATCCCGAAAAAGTCATGAGGAGTAGAGCAGTCCGCCATCACCCTGTATGTTAGCTGGGTCTTGGGCCAGTAGTCGGTAGCCTATTCGGAATATCAATTGTAGCTTCATTCTTTTCATGATCTGCTGACTGTGACGTCGCAGAGGGGGACTGGTAGGTTGTTTGAGGACAcgatggggggttgttgatagGATCTGGCCTCGGGCGCTTGGGGGGTAGAAGATCTTGACAGGGTTTTGAGTAGACTTGAAGAAGGATGCGAGAAGGGCTTTGAAGGTTCATGAGGTTAAGAATGAGTGGGGCAAGCCGTGTTGGGACTGCTTAAGTTACAGGAGTAATTGAAGAATGTGAAAAAATATCAACAAATATTAATAAATATTAATGAATATTAATAGATATCAACATTTCAGTGTGATCATGATAGAACACCAACAAAGTCGACGATAGGTACAGTCATGGTTGTCTGTAAACTAGGCATGTTTCTCCTCacacaacctcaacaccaacagaaTTGGCGACGACGCCGGTCATTTTCAGCGCGCACTCAGTGCTCACGCAAGTATTTTACTCTCTAGTTGCTGCATCATGGGACCAAATGACCACACGACGAGCCACCATATCCTTTGGCCTGtgatcctccccccccctccccccaggtAAGTAGACTCCACAGCCTTTCTCCTGCGATTCAGCTACCTAACTTCTTCCCAAGTTCATCATAGACGCAGCCCTTTCGTGTCCATGACGGAGGTGAAGTGGGGAATGCCAAAGTAGCGTGTACCGTCGTCTACAAAGTCCTGGTTCGCCCTCGACGATTCAAACACACCATCTTCGACCTTACACTGCCACCCCACAGGAAACAGCAATTATCTTTCTCGCTTCCCAGCTACGTACTCAGCTACCTCATTCTCCCCACCTCCCGTCTTCGGCCCAGAGCCACCTCCCAACCACAGGTCATCCTCCCAACAGCAATATGTCGTTACCGAGGTAgctaacccccctctcccctctttccacccacccaccatcccaagactaacctccccatccccagatcccactcaccacccccatcgacACCGCAAACCTCACCCGCCTatgcctcctctccacccactgcagcccaaccaccacctgcctCTGCGCCAAACTCGGCCACCCCTTGCAACCCACAGTGCAActgccacccctcccaaccccaacagcaactccCAACCTGCAAtaacccccttttcccccggAAAGCCCCTCGATACCATCATCGCCCGGGGTATTCAGCAatgtcgacgacaacaacagcaataAAATCCACCCCAACGCCTGCTTCGCCAcctacctcctccgcaaccgcacctcccccgccgtcACCTCCATGACACCCGAGTCCCTCTTCCGGACtttcctccaacaactccgCCCATTCATCGATAGGTttgagatggatggggaaaTCTTGGACGAAGACGGGAAAAGCCTGACCCAATGGCTCCGCGACTTTGAACAAGTCAAGAAACTACCCGAGGACAAACCCTGAAAGCAAGAGGTCGCGAAGCGAATTGCTGTTGGTGGGTGCCGCAGAATGAAAGCACTGCCCAGAGACGATGTCCACCTCGGGTGAGTTTTATTCCTTTTTGTCTCAAGAGCTGGGAAAGCATGCTTGAGATTTGGCACTGCCCAGAGTGCGGCGAGTGCAACAGGCTCAAGGCGTGGCAGTGCGGGAGGTGCGAGACGTGCAGGGAGTACGACATGGTTCCCTGCGGGGGCTGTGGAGGTGTGTCCAAGTTTTTTGTGAATCAGATGGAGcagagtggaggaggaatgggagggggCTCGGACCGGTCATGATGCGAGAAGAATTTTGTGATATAAAAGGTGCAATAACATGCTTGATGTTTATTTTCcaacccacacacacccttCGTAAACACAGCTAGGTAGACACATCCAAAATGATTAAACACcgttccttcttctcccgccCTGCTTGCTCTTGGCAATGTGATTCGTCAACGCCTTCTTCGTCTCGACCAAACTCCTCTTGTTCTTGGCCCTTGCCTTGCCAATCGTCATCAAGaaattcttcttcctcgccttctccttgttggtCGTGCTCTtgccctcggcctccttcttgctcttcctgATGGCCTGAGTAGACTTGTGTTCCTCCCTGCCTGGCTTGCCATCTCTCGCCAGagccaccctctcctccttggtcgACTTCTTGCCCAACATAGCCGGAAGCTCGATATCCTCAGCTGTAACCCCGTCCTCAATGTGCTTCTCGATAAGCT from Podospora pseudocomata strain CBS 415.72m chromosome 3, whole genome shotgun sequence includes:
- a CDS encoding hypothetical protein (EggNog:ENOG503PYS3) — translated: MRTSTLLATVSALALTATAAPALTSPSNQMNPILKERQQCGTIYPNLRNSPTAPPPYQVFISSADASGIEIGFSIPSSVVSAGTGPCELVLDLSSSQAAVYGSAQVNVYALDGPDANALVGTTQFYQGSKASISSWACREQMCFRLEVAEESEGKQVSFEEVAVQGAGFWMKYGC
- the FAE1A gene encoding Feruloyl esterase B (COG:O; CAZy:CE1; EggNog:ENOG503NXWW), with amino-acid sequence MMFKSLLGFAAMAQSAFGASLQQVQNFGNNPTRIQMYIYVPDRVATNPAIIVALHPCGGTGQQWFSGTRLPSFADQNGFILIYPSTPNQSNCWDVHNPASLTHNGGGDAGGIISMVNYTLDRYNGNREKVYVMGFSSGGMMTNVMAGSYPEVFEAGAAYSGTAHACFAGAGGATPFSPNQTCAQGLQKTPEQWGAFVRNSYPGYNGRRPRMMITHGNADTLVRPQCATEALKQWSNVLGVSLTRQVQGVPSSQFTQHIYGDGTKLQGFFGNGVGHAPSVDEQTLLRFFGLIA
- a CDS encoding hypothetical protein (EggNog:ENOG503P2PE; COG:S) — protein: MAQAGISPLSISISTIMPADMMAHLGSGQGQPGLVMYGLYGLDTFEHVEIDEYQVPFPINRRRPCSSSFPKPCVFDSMASSPSPGSVTTAPSREGSRIGRPPQWTVSRSRKLARLYLYTTLSIERIIRVLEDDVFKPRKNSAQKTIHKMLDNDPRYLRPESRIEMNQRISNLAASVTRRRKKTAVPAYESSLHGATIDALYGEKEHNLARTEISSVSGSSRRVEEGPSFDFAGSPDALLSPIRWSIPLSAQTTDVTDFAGSSDKGSAMVQDLKRRLSDCSTDFAHQITSLIRDFTIAGSSQDELSTGRRPSAALSDRSGHDELSELGISNEPFEAFPEPAFAVPGDFLSAHRRNCADFPGQQHGVGDCWCSIAGDTSLDQNSWLMPTGELSVRARHVLNHPSPGSLSLLDSFGNTPLHLFATLEGYQDTLFRMVLNCDVETLKIANTAGQTFLHTLNLEWFLNLTDPSTLLKQLLSHIRDSVPDLVHETDVYGRTFFHRAHSLVRDPEALANLFSPFDSLRAARRDAFGFNPLGSGITGDQGPYIPPRRGNNLSPQVEYLSSSAGPSRGHSASPSDNDSFLAYHARLVEVIQSSYNNPQVEDAEGRNGLHCLAEAILNQQSMNRHVSSSVGAPSIHQRPSLKRKLDSSKESITSFPSPSPSSTASASTVSNESTLTTRLRHLTGLLHHSHVDVNAYDKSGNTPLMAFITHIPDDQDDKSKTLLAILETIIRAKGCKIEARNRRGETALLVAARLGRKVALTTLLEHGANVHARDVDGRGVLEVVDEVCKGAGRGDRGKGAGKGDISLYARAEACRVLLTGRRDWGVVGRPGVRREWRV